In Rickettsiella endosymbiont of Aleochara curtula, one genomic interval encodes:
- a CDS encoding UDP-glucose/GDP-mannose dehydrogenase family protein has product MLPLDVKDVISSLKGNLYSPKYFLALIKIMRINLFGAGYVGLVTAACLAEHGNKVLCIDVDQEKVKRLQSGECPIHEPDLPALLQKNLSAGRLEFSTDPQQGVEHGFYQFITVGTPQDEDGSADLSYVLEVAEYIGKALVEPKLIINKSTVPVGTADQVKTIIQKQLHQRNVNIAFDVASNPEFLREGAAVSDFMRSDRIIIGTDNEAAESHLRHLYRPFNRNNDRLIAMDIRSAELTKYAANAFLATKISFINEISQLADRLNADIEQVRIGIGSDPRIGYHFINPGCGYGGSCFPKDVLALEATAKTVHYQPKLLNAVHQVNDTQKKLLFSKLSQFFQNELRGKIVALWGLSFKPNTDDMREAPSKVFIAAALAAGMKIQAYDPVAMPEAMRFYKDQANFSCCSSPEEALINADVLVIVTEWNIFFNPDFQLIKERLKQAAIFDGRNLYDPDCLKQLGIKYYAIGRGEHF; this is encoded by the coding sequence ATGTTGCCGCTCGATGTTAAAGACGTAATTTCGTCTCTTAAAGGTAATCTATATTCACCCAAGTATTTTCTAGCCCTTATTAAAATTATGCGAATTAATCTCTTTGGTGCAGGTTATGTAGGTTTGGTCACAGCCGCCTGTTTAGCCGAGCATGGAAATAAAGTACTTTGTATTGATGTTGATCAAGAAAAAGTAAAACGTTTACAATCAGGTGAATGCCCTATTCATGAACCTGATTTGCCTGCTTTACTACAAAAAAACTTAAGTGCTGGCCGGCTTGAGTTTAGTACCGATCCGCAACAAGGGGTTGAACATGGCTTTTACCAATTTATTACCGTAGGCACACCTCAAGATGAAGATGGCTCTGCGGATTTGAGCTATGTTTTAGAGGTTGCCGAATACATAGGGAAAGCACTGGTTGAACCTAAGCTGATTATCAATAAGTCGACTGTGCCCGTAGGTACTGCCGATCAAGTAAAGACAATTATTCAAAAACAATTACATCAGCGCAATGTCAACATTGCATTTGATGTCGCTTCGAATCCTGAGTTTTTACGCGAAGGCGCAGCAGTCAGTGACTTTATGCGTTCTGACAGAATTATTATTGGCACCGATAATGAGGCAGCAGAATCACATTTACGACATTTATATAGACCGTTTAATCGTAATAATGATCGTTTAATCGCTATGGATATCCGCTCTGCAGAACTAACCAAATATGCTGCCAATGCCTTTTTAGCTACCAAAATAAGTTTTATAAATGAAATCAGTCAACTGGCCGATCGCTTAAATGCAGATATTGAGCAAGTGCGGATTGGCATCGGTTCTGACCCGCGTATTGGTTATCACTTTATTAATCCTGGATGTGGTTATGGCGGCTCTTGTTTCCCTAAAGATGTACTCGCTTTAGAAGCCACCGCTAAAACTGTTCATTACCAACCTAAGCTATTAAATGCCGTACATCAAGTAAATGATACACAAAAAAAACTTTTATTTAGCAAGCTTTCCCAATTTTTCCAAAATGAATTACGCGGTAAAATAGTCGCCTTGTGGGGTTTATCTTTTAAACCCAACACCGACGATATGCGCGAAGCGCCTAGCAAGGTGTTTATTGCCGCTGCTTTAGCTGCAGGCATGAAAATTCAAGCCTATGATCCTGTCGCCATGCCCGAAGCAATGCGTTTTTATAAGGATCAAGCTAATTTTAGTTGCTGCAGCAGTCCTGAAGAGGCGTTAATTAATGCCGATGTCTTAGTGATAGTCACCGAATGGAATATATTCTTTAATCCGGATTTCCAACTCATCAAAGAA